A single Endozoicomonas sp. NE40 DNA region contains:
- a CDS encoding AAA family ATPase: MENDVQSEPAGLQPAFYELNETFDLDTNQLILLEGYKECGHPAVPAVQPYVFDRDRLRKLLAFLDNPEGDGLYLTGPTGCGKTSLVSQAAARLHWPVQMVPVHGRLELDDLLGQKVLDKGSTPFQYGALSIAVKDGHILILDEMDVADPAELAGLYDLLDGAPLVLAQNGGEIIPVHPRFRFVATGNSAGAGDGSGLYQGVLRQSLAWLDRFRVIAVDYPDEFTELMILNQVVPDLPVVVREKMVKLANEVRRLFTGDSVGGTGEGESQLSVTLSTRGLVRWAKLSLRFQGAPRVFEYALEQALTARVEAAERQAIHRIGHDVFGDLWSSGVDS; this comes from the coding sequence ATGGAAAATGATGTTCAGTCTGAGCCAGCTGGTTTGCAACCGGCATTTTATGAGCTGAATGAAACCTTCGATCTGGATACTAATCAACTGATCCTGCTTGAAGGTTATAAAGAGTGTGGGCATCCCGCTGTACCGGCTGTTCAGCCTTACGTGTTTGACAGAGACCGGCTGCGAAAGCTGCTGGCGTTTCTCGATAATCCGGAAGGTGACGGCCTTTACCTCACTGGTCCCACAGGGTGTGGAAAAACCAGTCTGGTTTCTCAGGCTGCTGCAAGGTTGCACTGGCCTGTGCAGATGGTGCCCGTACATGGAAGGTTAGAGTTGGATGATTTGCTGGGGCAGAAAGTATTGGATAAGGGGTCAACTCCCTTTCAGTATGGCGCTCTCAGTATTGCGGTAAAAGATGGTCATATTCTGATATTGGATGAGATGGATGTGGCAGACCCCGCCGAACTTGCTGGATTGTATGACCTGCTGGACGGTGCGCCTCTCGTATTGGCGCAGAACGGCGGAGAAATCATTCCGGTACATCCTCGATTCCGGTTTGTTGCCACGGGTAACAGTGCCGGGGCAGGGGATGGCAGTGGTTTGTATCAGGGAGTGTTACGGCAGTCGTTAGCCTGGCTGGATCGATTCAGGGTTATCGCAGTTGATTATCCTGATGAGTTCACTGAGCTGATGATTTTGAACCAGGTAGTACCAGACCTTCCGGTGGTTGTCAGGGAGAAGATGGTGAAACTTGCTAACGAGGTTCGTCGTCTGTTTACCGGTGACTCTGTTGGAGGAACTGGCGAAGGAGAGTCGCAACTCAGTGTCACCCTGTCCACTCGTGGACTGGTGCGCTGGGCAAAGTTATCTCTTCGGTTTCAGGGCGCGCCCAGAGTGTTTGAATATGCTTTGGAGCAAGCTCTGACTGCCAGAGTGGAAGCTGCGGAACGACAGGCGATTCATCGAATCGGGCACGATGTGTTCGGCGATTTATGGTCTTCAGGAGTGGACTCATGA
- a CDS encoding DUF3150 domain-containing protein codes for MTDSLGKQAAVTKVLDQMSVIALDCSIWSGARRLKPEDLVLGKGGQLPPDEVVSLGSKKLCKREVLKPFHRLRDQACRLCGREGVRFLGGYAVPDHYVSGLSLKLDQVQQDFNQEKQAFLTGYDQHIQEWVNAHPDFAEAIRSAVPDAQDVGQRFHFGYTTYKVVASPQPENLNQQVNQLGGTLREEISRDAQALFEQTFRGKSKVTRKALNPILRLRDKLHGLSFVDPGISPIVQRLDAGLSQLPNNGALEGEVLTQLMERVLLLCSIEQMERCAEGLTAIDCPYKEQPVTAQNQESTQPQPPVVNNAEIQEEPAIEQQVVVPEETASTATFYF; via the coding sequence ATGACCGACTCTCTTGGAAAGCAGGCTGCTGTAACCAAGGTGTTAGATCAGATGTCTGTAATTGCTCTGGACTGCTCCATCTGGTCGGGCGCCCGTCGTCTGAAGCCAGAGGATCTGGTTCTGGGTAAAGGCGGGCAGCTGCCGCCTGATGAAGTGGTATCGCTGGGAAGCAAAAAACTGTGTAAACGGGAAGTGTTGAAGCCATTTCATCGACTGAGGGATCAGGCGTGCCGGCTTTGTGGCAGAGAAGGAGTGCGTTTTCTGGGTGGTTATGCCGTGCCCGATCATTATGTTTCAGGTCTGAGCCTGAAACTGGATCAGGTGCAGCAGGACTTTAATCAGGAAAAGCAGGCGTTTCTGACCGGTTATGACCAGCATATTCAGGAATGGGTGAACGCCCATCCTGATTTTGCAGAAGCCATAAGGAGTGCCGTGCCGGATGCTCAGGATGTCGGTCAGCGTTTCCATTTTGGATACACGACTTACAAAGTGGTGGCATCCCCCCAGCCGGAGAATCTGAATCAACAGGTTAATCAGCTGGGTGGCACACTGCGGGAGGAAATCAGTCGGGATGCTCAGGCTTTGTTTGAGCAAACCTTCAGAGGGAAAAGTAAAGTCACCCGGAAAGCCCTGAATCCGATACTTCGGCTCAGGGATAAACTGCACGGGTTATCTTTTGTTGATCCCGGAATTTCTCCCATAGTGCAGCGGCTGGATGCCGGGTTATCACAATTGCCGAATAACGGAGCATTAGAAGGCGAAGTGCTGACTCAACTGATGGAGCGGGTTTTATTGCTGTGTTCGATTGAACAGATGGAACGGTGTGCGGAAGGCTTGACGGCCATAGATTGCCCTTATAAAGAGCAGCCTGTGACAGCCCAGAATCAGGAGTCAACTCAACCTCAGCCGCCAGTGGTAAATAATGCAGAGATTCAAGAAGAACCTGCTATTGAGCAACAGGTAGTAGTGCCGGAGGAAACGGCTTCTACGGCCACTTTCTACTTCTAA
- a CDS encoding helix-turn-helix domain-containing protein, translating to MLIDGNDLTDFFESRVEQGISLGELDIEASLLKIIFQWGATPQPHKANKVQFAFEQVVQCNVHQLPAAEEPYRNERFCPEDVETEDSDSTESDSLTVRAYQLSLQGLSQREIAKALEISQSSVYRALKKAELS from the coding sequence ATGCTAATAGATGGAAATGATCTAACAGATTTTTTCGAGTCGCGGGTAGAGCAGGGCATCAGCTTGGGAGAGCTGGATATTGAAGCATCACTGCTGAAAATAATTTTTCAATGGGGAGCAACGCCGCAACCCCATAAGGCAAACAAGGTTCAGTTTGCCTTCGAACAAGTGGTGCAATGCAACGTGCATCAGCTCCCTGCAGCAGAGGAGCCTTATCGAAACGAGCGTTTTTGTCCGGAAGATGTGGAAACTGAAGACAGTGATTCAACAGAAAGTGATTCATTAACAGTCAGGGCGTATCAACTTTCTTTGCAGGGGCTGTCACAGCGTGAGATTGCTAAAGCTCTGGAGATAAGTCAGTCATCGGTATACAGGGCTCTGAAGAAGGCAGAATTGTCATGA
- a CDS encoding YiiX/YebB-like N1pC/P60 family cysteine hydrolase produces MQLIKTLASWLTNWLMQEAHDITSPQCDFERIRHEIKPCDVLLIEGRSRVSNVIKQITQSPWSHAMLYIGRLHDIEDDRVRDIIKESYGGSPDEQLVIESELGYGTVVHPLSRYEGDHLRICRPNGLSYGDSQKVIHYAVSRLGLDYDVRHILDLARFFFPYAILPRRWRSSLFESSPGQETKTVCSSMIAEAFSFIHFPILPLVKLDSQHGVQLFQRNPRLCTPRDFDYSPYFRIIKYPFLDYTHHSDYKLLPWHGHGALEGKEAEFYITPNKIRELQQVKSENLHVTGSDVLSENRGTPPS; encoded by the coding sequence ATGCAGCTCATAAAAACGCTGGCCAGCTGGTTAACGAACTGGCTTATGCAGGAAGCGCACGACATCACCAGTCCTCAGTGCGATTTTGAACGCATCCGGCACGAAATCAAACCCTGTGATGTATTGCTGATCGAAGGCCGTTCCAGGGTCAGCAACGTTATTAAGCAGATTACCCAGAGTCCATGGTCCCACGCCATGTTGTATATTGGTCGCCTGCACGATATTGAAGACGACCGGGTTCGGGACATTATAAAGGAATCCTATGGTGGTTCTCCGGACGAACAACTGGTTATAGAAAGCGAGCTGGGTTACGGAACCGTCGTTCATCCATTAAGCCGCTACGAAGGCGATCATCTGCGCATTTGCCGTCCCAACGGCCTCAGCTACGGCGATAGCCAGAAGGTTATTCATTATGCAGTCAGCCGCCTTGGGCTTGACTATGATGTCCGGCATATTCTCGATCTGGCAAGGTTCTTTTTTCCTTACGCGATTCTGCCCAGACGCTGGCGCTCCAGCCTGTTTGAAAGCTCACCCGGACAGGAAACCAAAACCGTGTGCTCCAGCATGATTGCTGAAGCGTTCAGCTTTATCCATTTTCCGATCCTCCCGCTGGTCAAGCTCGACAGTCAACACGGTGTACAGCTGTTCCAGCGCAATCCCAGACTGTGTACCCCCAGGGATTTTGACTACTCTCCCTACTTTCGCATTATTAAATACCCTTTTCTCGACTATACCCACCACTCTGATTACAAACTGCTGCCCTGGCACGGTCATGGCGCACTGGAAGGCAAAGAGGCAGAGTTTTACATTACTCCCAATAAAATCAGAGAGTTACAGCAGGTAAAGTCAGAAAATCTGCATGTTACAGGTTCCGACGTGTTGTCTGAAAACAGGGGGACTCCCCCTTCATAA
- a CDS encoding DUF1285 domain-containing protein, translated as MSEDKLTPTSLTETLQSLQQKGLPPVHDWNPGFCGEIDMRICVDGHWEYMGSPIGRESMVRLFSTVLRHDDDGHFYLVTPVEKVRITVDDVPFVAVSVETVDEHLVFTTNVGDKVVLNQQQPLRLSDAGRGVPYILVRDRLEARIHRNVYYELVSMAELQMVHDQEQLCIKSGEHYYSLGMVE; from the coding sequence GTGTCTGAAGATAAACTCACACCCACATCGCTGACTGAAACTCTGCAGTCATTGCAGCAAAAAGGCTTACCTCCGGTACATGACTGGAACCCGGGTTTTTGCGGCGAAATTGATATGCGCATCTGTGTTGATGGCCACTGGGAATATATGGGTTCACCGATTGGCAGAGAATCGATGGTGCGCCTTTTCTCCACGGTTCTCCGGCATGACGATGACGGGCATTTCTATCTGGTAACGCCTGTCGAAAAGGTACGGATAACCGTTGATGATGTACCTTTTGTGGCAGTTTCTGTAGAAACTGTTGATGAGCATCTTGTGTTTACGACCAATGTTGGCGATAAGGTAGTGCTTAACCAGCAACAGCCATTAAGGCTGTCGGATGCGGGCAGAGGTGTGCCTTATATTCTGGTCAGGGATCGTCTTGAAGCTCGTATTCATCGTAATGTGTATTATGAACTGGTCAGCATGGCTGAATTGCAGATGGTGCATGATCAGGAGCAACTATGTATAAAGAGTGGCGAACATTACTATTCACTTGGAATGGTTGAATGA
- a CDS encoding nucleoside hydrolase produces MNTNIIIDTDPGIDDAIALLLAAASPELTLTGVTTVGGNVSQQQAFINAQKILQAAGKRVPVYRGCEQAISRPLKPDTEVINGQNGLGDIDWPEAKPGLAQSTNAVDFIITRAQVNNPVTLCMLGPLTNLALALVINPDIAAGIHRVVIMGGALKVSGNVSAVAEFNFHTDPVAADIVFRSPLNITLCPLDVTETLKWRDGWLEPLLRGESKAAQLTAEMLGFYRAGEGGGLHDPVVIASLIKPEIMRTRPCDIHIETRDEGLEGQSRAVWSDSGKVRAVMEADVDTFFNLLGERLMSLP; encoded by the coding sequence ATGAACACAAACATTATTATCGATACTGATCCGGGTATTGACGATGCCATCGCCCTGCTACTGGCAGCAGCCAGCCCTGAGCTGACTCTTACTGGTGTTACAACGGTCGGGGGTAATGTTTCGCAACAGCAGGCCTTTATCAATGCGCAGAAAATACTTCAGGCCGCTGGAAAGCGGGTACCCGTGTATCGAGGTTGCGAACAGGCAATATCCAGACCTTTAAAACCGGACACAGAAGTGATTAATGGTCAAAATGGCCTGGGTGACATTGACTGGCCAGAAGCGAAGCCAGGACTGGCCCAGTCGACCAATGCAGTAGATTTTATTATTACCAGGGCTCAGGTTAATAACCCGGTTACCCTCTGTATGCTGGGACCGTTAACAAACCTTGCCCTGGCTCTGGTGATTAACCCTGATATCGCTGCTGGTATTCATAGGGTTGTCATTATGGGCGGTGCTCTGAAAGTATCCGGTAATGTCTCAGCCGTTGCAGAGTTTAACTTCCATACAGACCCCGTAGCAGCAGACATTGTATTTCGTTCACCTCTTAACATCACACTGTGTCCTCTGGATGTAACTGAAACATTAAAATGGCGTGATGGTTGGCTGGAGCCTTTATTGCGGGGCGAGTCGAAGGCGGCACAGCTGACAGCGGAGATGCTGGGTTTTTATCGGGCAGGTGAGGGTGGAGGTCTGCACGATCCGGTTGTGATTGCCTCATTAATAAAGCCTGAGATAATGCGTACCCGTCCATGTGATATTCATATTGAGACAAGAGATGAAGGGCTGGAAGGGCAAAGCAGGGCGGTCTGGTCAGACAGTGGCAAGGTCAGGGCAGTCATGGAGGCTGATGTGGATACTTTCTTCAACCTGCTTGGTGAAAGGTTAATGTCACTGCCCTGA
- a CDS encoding electron transfer flavoprotein-ubiquinone oxidoreductase has protein sequence MERESMAFDVVIVGAGPSGLSAACRLMQQAQESGQEVSVCVVEKGSEVGAHILSGAVFEPTALNELFPDWKEKGAPLNTPVVADDIYVLRSADKSIRVPNLFVPKTMHNEGNYIISLGNLCRWLAEQAESMGAEIFPGFAASEVLYHEDGSVKGIATGDMGIAANGEKKDSYMPGMELHAKYTLFTEGCRGHLGKQLIAQFKLDEGKDPQHYGIGIKELWDVEPDKHREGLVVHTAGWPLQESGSMGGGFLYHIENNQVVVGLITDLSYSNPHVSPFEEFQRYKHNPVIKQYLEGGKRVSYGARALTKGGPQSLPRMSFPGGLLLGCDAGTMNSAKIKGSHTAMKSGLIAAETVFDALKAGSEGRENLTSYQDRFDQSWLGIELQQQRNFSPAMHKFGNIFGAAFAFIDQNLFNGKLPFTLHDTVPDYKQLKPAADCPRLEYPKPDGKISFDRLGSVFLSNTNHEEDQPCHLKLTNPDIPITSNLPLFDEPAQRYCPAGVYEVIEDEETGKKQFQINSQNCVHCKTCDIKDPAQNITWVTPEGTGGPNYPNM, from the coding sequence ATGGAACGCGAATCTATGGCATTTGATGTAGTCATTGTGGGTGCTGGTCCCTCAGGCTTATCCGCCGCATGTCGTTTAATGCAGCAGGCACAAGAGTCCGGTCAGGAGGTCAGTGTCTGCGTGGTTGAAAAGGGCTCAGAAGTCGGCGCTCATATTCTCTCAGGTGCTGTCTTTGAACCGACAGCCCTTAATGAACTCTTTCCTGACTGGAAAGAGAAAGGCGCTCCTCTGAACACGCCTGTGGTCGCTGACGATATTTATGTGCTACGCAGCGCAGATAAAAGCATCAGGGTTCCCAACCTGTTTGTTCCCAAAACCATGCACAACGAAGGCAATTACATTATCAGCCTTGGCAATCTGTGCCGCTGGCTGGCGGAGCAGGCAGAAAGCATGGGGGCTGAGATCTTTCCGGGATTTGCCGCATCAGAAGTGCTTTACCATGAAGACGGCAGTGTAAAAGGCATTGCCACCGGGGATATGGGGATAGCTGCCAATGGTGAAAAGAAAGACAGCTATATGCCCGGTATGGAGCTGCACGCCAAATACACACTGTTTACCGAAGGCTGTCGTGGACATCTGGGCAAACAGTTAATCGCACAGTTCAAACTGGATGAAGGCAAAGACCCACAACATTACGGTATCGGAATAAAAGAGCTATGGGATGTGGAACCGGATAAGCACAGGGAAGGACTTGTCGTGCATACGGCGGGCTGGCCTTTGCAGGAAAGCGGCTCGATGGGCGGTGGTTTTCTATACCATATTGAAAACAATCAGGTAGTGGTCGGCCTGATTACCGACCTGAGTTATTCCAACCCTCACGTCAGTCCTTTTGAAGAATTCCAGCGCTATAAGCACAATCCGGTCATCAAACAATACCTGGAAGGCGGCAAGCGTGTCTCCTATGGAGCCAGGGCTTTGACAAAAGGCGGTCCGCAGTCGCTTCCACGAATGTCATTCCCTGGTGGTTTGTTACTCGGTTGTGACGCAGGAACAATGAATTCCGCCAAGATTAAAGGCAGCCATACAGCCATGAAGTCAGGGCTTATTGCAGCAGAAACCGTGTTTGATGCCCTGAAGGCAGGTTCTGAAGGGCGGGAAAACCTGACCAGCTATCAGGACCGGTTTGATCAGTCCTGGCTTGGTATAGAACTGCAACAGCAGCGTAACTTCAGTCCGGCCATGCATAAATTTGGCAATATCTTTGGTGCAGCCTTTGCCTTTATTGACCAAAACCTCTTTAACGGTAAGCTGCCTTTTACATTGCACGACACAGTGCCTGATTATAAACAGCTGAAACCGGCTGCGGACTGCCCCCGACTGGAATACCCGAAGCCAGACGGGAAAATCAGCTTTGATCGTCTGGGTTCAGTCTTTCTGTCGAATACTAACCATGAAGAAGACCAGCCCTGCCACCTGAAACTGACTAACCCTGATATTCCAATCACCAGCAATCTGCCTCTGTTCGATGAACCTGCCCAGCGTTACTGTCCGGCGGGAGTGTATGAAGTCATTGAAGATGAGGAGACCGGCAAAAAACAGTTCCAGATCAACAGCCAGAACTGTGTTCACTGCAAAACCTGCGACATTAAAGACCCGGCCCAGAACATTACCTGGGTAACACCGGAGGGTACCGGAGGTCCCAATTACCCTAATATGTGA
- a CDS encoding DUF6691 family protein: MMINIVTALISGLLMGAGLVISGMTSPDKVLGFLDITGFWDPTLMLVMGGAILVNLPATWLILKRQQPANAEHFHLPERTTVDKPLVLGTALFGIGWGIAGICPGPAVTSLLSGSADIILFFLAMIAGFRLHKATSLLAR; the protein is encoded by the coding sequence ATGATGATAAACATAGTGACAGCCCTGATCTCCGGTTTGCTCATGGGTGCTGGTCTGGTGATCTCAGGTATGACCAGTCCGGATAAAGTACTGGGATTTCTTGATATAACCGGCTTCTGGGACCCAACGCTGATGCTGGTCATGGGCGGCGCGATTCTGGTCAACCTGCCTGCCACCTGGCTGATTCTGAAACGGCAGCAGCCTGCCAATGCCGAACACTTTCATCTGCCAGAGAGGACAACAGTCGATAAACCACTGGTGCTGGGTACTGCATTATTTGGTATCGGCTGGGGGATAGCCGGTATCTGTCCGGGACCGGCTGTAACAAGCCTGTTATCGGGGAGTGCTGACATTATCCTGTTTTTTCTGGCTATGATCGCCGGGTTCCGGTTACATAAAGCCACTTCATTGCTCGCCCGTTAA
- a CDS encoding YeeE/YedE family protein, producing MMPWTEIFNFTPLQGLAGGILLGLGAALLLLSNGRIAGFSGIISNLTNSDRSWRLAFLAGALISGTVLHRVLDLPAADSQLPASGLIIAGLLVGFGTSLGNGCTSGHGICGLSRFSLRSLVAVMVFMVSAMVTVYFMRHM from the coding sequence ATGATGCCATGGACTGAGATCTTTAATTTTACACCTTTACAGGGACTGGCCGGAGGTATTCTGCTAGGACTGGGGGCAGCGTTGTTGCTTCTGTCCAACGGTAGAATTGCCGGATTTTCCGGAATTATCAGTAATCTGACCAATAGTGACAGGAGCTGGCGGTTGGCTTTCCTTGCCGGCGCGCTCATTAGCGGAACGGTTCTGCACCGGGTTCTGGATTTACCCGCTGCTGATAGCCAGTTACCGGCTTCAGGACTCATTATTGCCGGTTTGCTGGTAGGCTTTGGCACCAGTCTGGGTAATGGCTGCACCAGCGGTCACGGAATTTGTGGCTTATCCCGCTTTTCTTTGCGTTCACTGGTAGCTGTCATGGTTTTCATGGTGTCAGCCATGGTGACCGTCTATTTCATGAGGCACATGTAG
- a CDS encoding FAD-dependent oxidoreductase, translating into MKIVIIGGVAGGASAAAKARRLSESAEIILFERGGEISFANCGLPYHIGGDIPDRAALLIQTPEKMHDRFNIDVRVQTEVTNITPEQKTVTALDYRTGQSYEESFDRLILSPGAAPFVPSIEGIDNPATMTLRNMADMDRILTTLDSANTRRAAVIGGGFIGLEMAEALTHRNLSVSLIELAPQVMAPVDVEMAEPVHTTLRQQGVDLKLNTGVNRFDHHEHGVTLTLTDGSHLDVDLVILAIGVRPETSLATTAGLKTGKTGGIAVNRRMETSEKDIYAVGDAIEINEWVFGKPALIPLAGPANRQGRIAAINALGGDAEYRGSQGTAVCKVFDLTIASTGLNEKVLQQSGTAYKKVYIHANNHAGYYPGACKINFKLLFSPEGKVLGAQASGLNGVDKRIDVIAMAIQAGMSVYDLEEAELTYAPPYGSAKDVVNYAGFAAVNVLNKSVEQVYSENLTEVLTETDSILLDVRSPDELIESGTIPGSTNIPLDNLRQQLHKLPKDKTIIVYCAVGLRGYLACRILSQKGYSCSNLAGGYAMWRQSHSLRTLRQTERKAA; encoded by the coding sequence ATGAAAATTGTGATTATCGGTGGTGTCGCAGGTGGTGCCTCAGCGGCAGCAAAAGCCAGACGCCTTTCTGAATCTGCAGAAATCATTCTGTTTGAACGCGGAGGTGAGATCTCATTTGCCAACTGTGGCCTGCCCTATCACATTGGCGGTGATATTCCTGATCGTGCAGCATTACTGATCCAGACACCTGAAAAAATGCACGACCGGTTCAATATTGATGTGCGGGTTCAAACCGAAGTCACAAACATTACTCCAGAACAGAAAACCGTTACCGCTCTGGATTACAGAACCGGTCAATCCTATGAGGAGTCCTTCGACCGGTTAATCCTCAGCCCCGGTGCTGCACCGTTCGTCCCCTCAATTGAAGGCATTGATAATCCTGCCACCATGACGTTACGCAATATGGCGGATATGGACCGGATTCTGACAACACTGGACTCTGCTAATACACGACGAGCTGCCGTAATTGGCGGTGGCTTTATCGGCCTTGAAATGGCAGAGGCGCTGACACACAGAAACCTGTCTGTTTCTCTGATTGAGCTGGCACCACAGGTCATGGCACCTGTCGATGTAGAAATGGCAGAACCTGTGCATACCACCCTGCGCCAGCAAGGTGTTGACCTGAAACTGAATACAGGTGTTAACCGCTTTGACCACCATGAGCATGGCGTGACTTTAACACTGACAGATGGTTCACATCTGGACGTCGACCTCGTTATTCTTGCCATTGGCGTTCGCCCTGAAACCAGTCTGGCTACTACAGCCGGTTTGAAAACCGGTAAAACCGGTGGCATAGCGGTCAACCGTCGTATGGAGACATCAGAAAAAGACATCTATGCCGTTGGCGATGCGATTGAAATCAATGAGTGGGTCTTTGGAAAGCCTGCACTGATTCCACTGGCCGGACCCGCCAACCGACAGGGGCGGATTGCTGCCATTAATGCGTTGGGCGGAGATGCCGAATACCGTGGCAGCCAGGGTACAGCCGTCTGCAAAGTATTCGATTTAACCATCGCCAGTACAGGGCTGAACGAAAAGGTCTTACAGCAAAGTGGTACCGCCTATAAGAAAGTCTATATTCATGCCAATAACCACGCCGGTTACTACCCTGGCGCGTGCAAGATCAATTTCAAACTGCTGTTCAGCCCGGAAGGAAAAGTGCTGGGTGCGCAGGCATCCGGATTGAATGGTGTCGACAAGCGTATTGACGTCATCGCCATGGCCATTCAGGCAGGCATGAGCGTTTATGATCTGGAAGAAGCGGAGCTGACTTATGCCCCTCCTTATGGTTCAGCCAAGGATGTTGTCAATTATGCGGGCTTTGCTGCTGTTAATGTTTTAAATAAATCCGTTGAGCAGGTTTACTCTGAAAACCTGACCGAAGTACTGACTGAGACTGACAGTATCCTTCTGGACGTAAGAAGCCCGGATGAACTGATAGAATCAGGCACCATTCCCGGCAGCACTAATATCCCGCTGGACAATCTGCGGCAACAGCTCCATAAGCTTCCCAAAGATAAGACCATTATCGTTTATTGCGCAGTGGGGCTTCGTGGCTATCTCGCCTGCCGGATTCTTAGCCAGAAAGGCTACAGCTGCTCTAACCTTGCTGGCGGTTATGCCATGTGGAGGCAAAGCCACTCCCTAAGAACACTCAGGCAAACGGAAAGGAAGGCAGCATGA
- a CDS encoding ArsR/SmtB family transcription factor, whose protein sequence is MSEVMPIDIRTMRQKVRNAAALLKNMSNENRLLILCHLSQGEMSVSQLNERFDLSQSALSQHLALLRREGLVQTRRESQTIYYSLDSQQAARLIEFLHSEFCS, encoded by the coding sequence ATGTCTGAAGTAATGCCCATCGACATTAGAACGATGCGACAAAAAGTGCGTAATGCCGCAGCACTGTTAAAAAACATGAGTAACGAAAACCGCCTGTTGATTCTCTGTCATCTTAGTCAGGGGGAAATGTCTGTTTCACAGCTCAATGAGCGTTTTGACCTGAGCCAGTCTGCCCTGTCACAGCATCTGGCCCTTCTGCGCAGGGAAGGGCTGGTGCAGACTCGCCGGGAATCTCAAACCATTTACTACTCATTAGACAGTCAGCAGGCTGCCCGACTTATTGAATTCCTGCACAGTGAATTCTGTTCGTAA
- a CDS encoding electron transfer flavoprotein subunit beta/FixA family protein, giving the protein MKILVAVKRVIDYNVKVRVKPDHSDVDLTNVKMAINPFCEIAVEEAVRLKEKGVASEIVAVSLGTKACQEQLRTALALGADRSILVETDEPLSSLSVAKLLKAIVDEEKPDLVILGKQAIDSDNNQTGQMLAALSGMPQATFASEVNVEGDKVTVTREVDGGLQTLALSLPAVVTTDLRLNEPRYASLPNIMKAKRKPLDVKTPEALGVSVSSTITTLKVEPPAQRTAGVKVSSVDELVEKLKNEAKVI; this is encoded by the coding sequence ATGAAAATTCTTGTAGCCGTTAAGCGAGTCATCGACTACAACGTCAAGGTCCGCGTCAAGCCGGATCATTCAGATGTTGATCTGACGAATGTCAAGATGGCCATCAACCCGTTCTGTGAAATCGCCGTGGAAGAAGCGGTTCGATTGAAGGAGAAAGGGGTGGCCAGTGAAATCGTAGCGGTTTCCCTGGGTACTAAAGCGTGTCAGGAGCAGCTCAGAACCGCGCTGGCGCTGGGTGCTGACCGGAGTATTCTGGTTGAAACCGATGAACCGCTCAGTTCCCTGAGCGTTGCCAAACTGTTAAAAGCCATTGTTGATGAAGAGAAGCCAGACCTTGTCATTCTTGGCAAGCAGGCGATCGACAGCGACAATAACCAGACCGGACAGATGCTGGCAGCATTATCCGGTATGCCACAGGCGACATTTGCTTCAGAAGTGAATGTAGAGGGTGACAAAGTGACCGTAACCCGGGAAGTTGACGGTGGCCTGCAGACTCTTGCCTTATCATTGCCAGCCGTAGTGACTACCGATTTGCGCCTGAATGAGCCCCGTTACGCCTCACTGCCAAATATCATGAAAGCCAAGCGCAAGCCTCTGGACGTTAAAACCCCCGAAGCACTGGGAGTCAGCGTCTCTTCAACCATTACCACTCTGAAAGTTGAGCCACCTGCCCAGCGCACTGCAGGTGTAAAGGTCAGCAGTGTGGACGAGCTGGTAGAAAAACTAAAAAATGAAGCGAAGGTAATCTGA